The sequence CCTTTGCCATCTTGCGCCAAACGGCGCTCGGCCAGCTCAGCATCGCTGATTTGTAGATTGATACTGCGGTTGGGGATATCAATTAAAATTGTATCGCCTTCCTGCACTAAGCCAATAGCACCACCGGCGGCGGCTTCTGGTGAAGCATGGCCAATGGATAAGCCTGAGGTGCCGCCAGAGAAGCGCCCGTCGGTCAGCAGCGCGCATTGCTCACCTAAGCCTTTGGACTTCAGGTAACTGGTGGGATAGAGCATTTCTTGCATGCCTGGGCCGCCTTTCGGGCCTTCGTAACGAATAATCACGATATCGCCAGGCTTCACCTCGTCTGCGAGAATGCCGCGCACCGCAGAGTCTTGGCTTTCGAAGATTTTTGCTGTGCCTTTAAAGACATGAATAGATTTATCCACACCAGCGGTTTTTACCACACAGCCATCTTCAGCGATATTACCGTAGAGCACGGCTAAGCCGCCTTCAGTAGAGTAAGCGTGTTCCACACTGCGGATACAGCCGCTTTCACGGTCTAAGTCCAGCGTCGGCCAGCGCGTAGCTTGGCTAAATGCAGTCTGGGTTGGAATGCCGCCTGGGCCTGCTTTAAAGAAGGTGTGTACGGCTTCATCTTCAGTTTGAGTGATGTCCCACTTAGCAATGGCCTCAGCCATAGTCTTGCTGTGCACGGTTGGTAGGTCCGTGTGTAAGAAGCCACCGCGCGCCAATGAGCCTAAAATACTGAAAATACCACCGGCGCGGTGCACATCTTCCATATGATAGTCCTTGATGTTGGGTGCGACTTTACACAGCTCCGGCACTGTACGCGATAAGCGGTCAATATCCAGTAAGTCAAAGTCCATTTCGGCCTCTTGCGCAGCAGCTAACAGGTGCAGAATGGTGTTGGTTGAGCCGCCCATGGCAATGTCCAGCGACATGGCATTTTCAAAGGCTTTAAAGTTAGCAATATTGCGCGGTAGGGCTGAAGCGTCGTCTTCTTTATAGTAACGGTGGCACAGCTCAACAATGGTGCGACCGGCTTCTAAGAACAGCTCTTCACGGTCAGCGTGAGTGGCCAGTACTGTGCCGTTACCTGGTAAACCTAGGCCTAAGGCTTCAACCAGACAGTTCATCGAGTTGGCAGTAAACATGCCTGAGCAAGAACCACAGGTGGGGCAGGCGCTACGCTCGTATTCGGCAACCTCTTCATCGGATGCGTCGTCATCCGCAGCAATCACCATGGCATCCACTAAATCTAAACCGTGGCTGGCCAGTTTGGTTTTACCCGCTTCCATTGGGCCGCCAGAGACAAACACCACTGGGATATTCAGACGCAAGGCGGCCATCAGCATGCCAGGGGTGATCTTATCGCAGTTGGAAATACACACCAAAGCATCGGCGCAGTGCGCATTGGCCATGTACTCAACCGAGTCGGCAATGATCTCACGGCTGGGCAGAGAATAGAGCATGCCATCGTGACCCATGGCGATGCCATCATCCACGGCAATGGTATTAAATTCTTTGGCAACACCACCCGCGCGTTCAATTTCACGCGCCACTAATTGGCCCATGTCTTTGAGGTGCACGTGACCTGGCACAAACTGGGTAAAGGAGTTGGCAACTGCAATAATGGGCTTATGAAAATCTTCGTCGGTCATACCGGTTGCACGCCATAGTGCGCGAGCACCCGCCATGTTGCGGCCGAAGGTGGAGGTTTTCGAACGATAATCAGGCATGAGAACTTCCTGCAAAATAAAATAAGGGCGATAAAAGCATCTGCAACTGTTGCCGCGGGGTGACCGTGCGATGCGCAAAGTATGCTTGGCTCGCCGAGGGTAGTGACGAGTAAAATTTGATTCTACGCTGCCCAGTGCGGCTCGGCAAAGGGCAGTGCTGATTTGCTTAGTGCTGTTTAACTGTGCCAGTTTAACTGTTGGGTAAAATACGGCATACGGTGTATTTTAGATGGCGGGTTTCTGGGATGGCCGGGTGCATCGGGTGGTCAGCACTTTGTCCGCTTTGCTCCAGGATTTGAATATTGCGATCCAAATGCCGCGCACTGGCCAGCAAGGTGCTGTGCATGCTTTCTTCAGTGAAAAACGGCGAGCGAGATGAGCAAATTAAAATACCGTCACGGCTGAGTAAGCGGATGCAATGCTCGTAGAGTTTGCGGTAACCGGCTTCGCCGCTTTTTACATCTTTTTTGCGCTTAATAAAAGCCGGTGGATCAACGATGATCACATCAAAACGTTCTTCGTCAGCTTTGAGAGCTTGCAAGGTTTCCAGCACATCACCTTCGGCGCAGAGCAGGGTTTCACCGATATCGTTAAGTTGCGCATTTTGTTCTAAGGCATCTAAAGCATGCGCAGAGGCATCGGCGCAGAGTACTTCAGTGGCACCGGCCAGCGCTGCGGGAATACCCCAGCTGCCAACATCGCTGTACACCGACAGCACGCGTTTGTCTGTGCAATAGACTGCCGCCTGTAGGCGGTTAAAGCGCTGATCGTAATGCCAGCCCAGTGCTTTCTTTTGCAGCAAGGGCGCGTTATAGGTCAGGTCATTTTCGAGCAGCTGCACCCATTCCGGCACTTCGCCGTGGGCAACTTCTAAATAGCGCTCCAAGCCTTCTGCGTCGCGGGTATTGGCATCATTGCGCCAGAGCACACCAGTGGGCTTGCAAACCTGTAAAAGCGCTTCAAGAATGATCTCTTTATGCGGCTCCATGCAGGCGGCAGTGATTTGCGCCACCAGAATATCGCCAAAACGATCGACTTCCAGTCCCGGTAATAAATCACCTTCGGCATGCAGTAAACGATAAAAAGGCGTGTCAAACAGGCGCTCGCGTAATGACAGAGCAATATTGAGGCGGTGCACCAGCAGTGATTTATCTAGACGGTGCTCAGTTTCACGTGAGACCAAGCGTGCGCACACCAGTGTTTGCGGGCTCATCACCACCACGCCTAGGGTTTTTCCTGAGGCGTTTTCTACAATGGCTTGGTCACCGACTTTAAACCCGCTTAAGGGCGAGAGCTTGGTATCAATTTCATTGCTATAGACCCATAAATGGCCGCTGCGTAAACGACGATCAGCATTAGATTTTAAGCGTAAAAAAGGCAGTGACATGGGACTCTCCAAATAAACAATGTGCAGAGTATAACGATTGTCTTGGGCGCTGGTCTGATTTTAGCAGTAGGATGGCGCGCTGAATTAGATCGGCCCGAATGAGGCCGCTGACACAGCAGTTGCTTGTGACTTATACGTGATGAATGGGAAGGTTATTAACATGTTTAAAAGGATGAGACAGCGCCCGAAATTATGGACGTTGTTGTTGCTTGCTGTAATTGCAGCAGTAACTCTATCGCGTTACTTGCACTGGGATGATCGTCTGCGGTTCTTATGGCAAGAGCACACTACCAGTACACAGGAGCAAGCGGACAGCATTTGGCTGCCAGGCTATCGCGCGGTAATTCAAGCCAAGCCGTTAGCAGGCTTGGCCGAGGCGGAAACCTCGGGTCTAAGCTGGAGTCCGCTGAGCAACACCTTGTTTACCGTGACGGGAAGAATCCCCAAACTGGTTGAGTTGTCGCTAACCGGGGACGTGTTACGGGTGGTCGAATTGCGCGGCTTTTCTGATCCTGAAGGGGTGGAAGTATTGAGTGACGGGCGCATTGCTATTATTGATGAGCGGCGAGGGGAGATGACGATTTTTCATCTGTCACCCGATGCCAGCTTTATAGACGGTGATGCCTTGGTCTCGATCAGTTTGGGCTACCTGAATGCTGGCAATAAGGGTTTTGAAGGGGTGGCGTGGGATGCGCGCAACCAACGTATGCTGTTGGCCAAGGAGCGCAGCCCCTTTGGTTTGTTTAGTTTGCCCTTTCCTGAGCAGGGCGAAGATGACAGCGCAGCGCCACAGGCATTACTTGAGTTGCGCTCTAAACAGGTGTTTATGCGTGATCTTTCTTCACTGGCGGTTGATCAGCGCACTGGGCACGTATTGGTGTTGTCGGATGAGTCGCGCATGCTCTTGGAGCTGGATACCGAGGGTAACCCCGTCAGCTTTATTAGCTTAGCAGTGGGCTTTAATAACTTAGCGCGCAGTATCAAGCAAGCTGAGGGTGTGGCTATTGATGCAGAAGGGACTATTTATATCGTTAGCGAGCCGAACTTGTTTTATGTGTTTAAAAAGGACTAACGGAATCATCTCCTAGAAGCTTGTCGGGCTAAACCGATAAGCTTAATGCGCGAGGAATGTTATAGCGCTATGCAGCACATGCGCCTTAGCCGTTACTTGGCCAGATACTTATCGTTAACCCGATCTTGTAAATAGATATGGGTGTAGCTGCTTTTGCTGGTTTCGTTATACAGGCTGTAGGCCTTATCAATGCAGCTCTGACAGGCTTTTCTGGGCAGTGTAATGGCAAAAATATGCATGCGATTATCATTGCGGGAGTCAATGCTATTCACACCGGCACAGTCCGCACAGATCCTAAATGTTTGTACTTGATGCTCCATAACGCCAGCGGTGTCGTAATAAATCTGCTGCTCCCGTTTGACCTCGGTTTTACCTTTAAATTTTTCCTCAGCCAGTGCGTCTTTATTTTTCCATAACGCATAAATGTCTTTGGATAACTGCTGAATATGCGCTGTTATGGCTGGATCTTGTTTTAGACGCTCAGCGTCATAATCGGGCTCGAATACCTGTGAATAATCAAGACCGGCCATGGCCAAAATAATGCCCATATTGATATAGGGCAGCGCGCTCTCTATCGAATAACCCCCTTCTAACACGGCCAAATCTGGGTTTAAGCGCTCATTTAGGATGGCATAGCCTTGCGCGGTGAAGTTCATATTGGCCAGCGGATCGCTGTAATGGTTGTCTTGCCCGGCCGAGTTGATAATAAGGTCCGGCTTGAAGTCGTCGAGAATGGGCAGCACAAGGTTGTCTAAAATATGCAAAAAGCCTTCTTCACCGGTGCTTGGCGGCAGCGGTATATTGATGTTATAGCCATAGGCTGACGGCCCGCCAAACTCTTCGATACGCCCTGTGCCTGGGTATAGGGTGCGTCCATCTTGATGGAATGAAATAAATAGAGTGTCTTTATCATTCCAATAAATGTCTTGCGTGCCATCACCGTGGTGCACATCAGTGTCAACGATAGCTACTTTCAGGTCGCCATATTTTTGCCGAATATTCTCTAAGGCCACCGCACCAACGTTGACAATGCAAAAGCCTTTGTCGCCATACACAATGCGGTGTGCGTGGTGACCGGGTGGCCGCACAAGGGCA comes from Pseudomonas sp. C27(2019) and encodes:
- the ilvD gene encoding dihydroxy-acid dehydratase; the encoded protein is MPDYRSKTSTFGRNMAGARALWRATGMTDEDFHKPIIAVANSFTQFVPGHVHLKDMGQLVAREIERAGGVAKEFNTIAVDDGIAMGHDGMLYSLPSREIIADSVEYMANAHCADALVCISNCDKITPGMLMAALRLNIPVVFVSGGPMEAGKTKLASHGLDLVDAMVIAADDDASDEEVAEYERSACPTCGSCSGMFTANSMNCLVEALGLGLPGNGTVLATHADREELFLEAGRTIVELCHRYYKEDDASALPRNIANFKAFENAMSLDIAMGGSTNTILHLLAAAQEAEMDFDLLDIDRLSRTVPELCKVAPNIKDYHMEDVHRAGGIFSILGSLARGGFLHTDLPTVHSKTMAEAIAKWDITQTEDEAVHTFFKAGPGGIPTQTAFSQATRWPTLDLDRESGCIRSVEHAYSTEGGLAVLYGNIAEDGCVVKTAGVDKSIHVFKGTAKIFESQDSAVRGILADEVKPGDIVIIRYEGPKGGPGMQEMLYPTSYLKSKGLGEQCALLTDGRFSGGTSGLSIGHASPEAAAGGAIGLVQEGDTILIDIPNRSINLQISDAELAERRLAQDGKGWKPVEVRPRKVTTALKAYALLATSADKGAVRNKAMLDDLL
- a CDS encoding class I SAM-dependent rRNA methyltransferase, producing MSLPFLRLKSNADRRLRSGHLWVYSNEIDTKLSPLSGFKVGDQAIVENASGKTLGVVVMSPQTLVCARLVSRETEHRLDKSLLVHRLNIALSLRERLFDTPFYRLLHAEGDLLPGLEVDRFGDILVAQITAACMEPHKEIILEALLQVCKPTGVLWRNDANTRDAEGLERYLEVAHGEVPEWVQLLENDLTYNAPLLQKKALGWHYDQRFNRLQAAVYCTDKRVLSVYSDVGSWGIPAALAGATEVLCADASAHALDALEQNAQLNDIGETLLCAEGDVLETLQALKADEERFDVIIVDPPAFIKRKKDVKSGEAGYRKLYEHCIRLLSRDGILICSSRSPFFTEESMHSTLLASARHLDRNIQILEQSGQSADHPMHPAIPETRHLKYTVCRILPNS
- a CDS encoding SdiA-regulated domain-containing protein gives rise to the protein MFKRMRQRPKLWTLLLLAVIAAVTLSRYLHWDDRLRFLWQEHTTSTQEQADSIWLPGYRAVIQAKPLAGLAEAETSGLSWSPLSNTLFTVTGRIPKLVELSLTGDVLRVVELRGFSDPEGVEVLSDGRIAIIDERRGEMTIFHLSPDASFIDGDALVSISLGYLNAGNKGFEGVAWDARNQRMLLAKERSPFGLFSLPFPEQGEDDSAAPQALLELRSKQVFMRDLSSLAVDQRTGHVLVLSDESRMLLELDTEGNPVSFISLAVGFNNLARSIKQAEGVAIDAEGTIYIVSEPNLFYVFKKD
- a CDS encoding histone deacetylase; protein product: MLKAKNTLGLVFFPAFDWAISDTHPEREERLLYTQDQIFEEGIEDVEGIKFFNPIIASEKDIARVHFAVPDIASRVTPSHLVAAGGAIRAYQAVMEKEVDKAFALVRPPGHHAHRIVYGDKGFCIVNVGAVALENIRQKYGDLKVAIVDTDVHHGDGTQDIYWNDKDTLFISFHQDGRTLYPGTGRIEEFGGPSAYGYNINIPLPPSTGEEGFLHILDNLVLPILDDFKPDLIINSAGQDNHYSDPLANMNFTAQGYAILNERLNPDLAVLEGGYSIESALPYINMGIILAMAGLDYSQVFEPDYDAERLKQDPAITAHIQQLSKDIYALWKNKDALAEEKFKGKTEVKREQQIYYDTAGVMEHQVQTFRICADCAGVNSIDSRNDNRMHIFAITLPRKACQSCIDKAYSLYNETSKSSYTHIYLQDRVNDKYLAK